One window of Nostoc sp. C052 genomic DNA carries:
- a CDS encoding ATP-binding sensor histidine kinase, translating into MFSTKISITGYEVSEELYNGSRTLVYRGYRKTDSLPVVIKYLKNPYPSFSELVQFRNQYTITKNLNYPRIVQTYTLEAYQNGYILVMEDFGGVSLKDYFAKNNNIASVDKFLQIAISLCHTLDILSDYRIIHKDIKPANILINPETDEVKLIDFSIASLLPRETQTLISPNVLEGTLAYISPEQTGRMNRGIDYRTDFYSLGITFYELLTGKLPFQSNDVMELVHCHIAKQPPLLENREQIPQVLCDIVTKLMAKNAEDRYQSALGLKFDLEICLDQLKEIGRIESFPIAQRDVCDRFIIPDKLYGRETEVETLLQAFERVSQGATEMMLVAGFSGIGKTAVVNEVHKPIVRQRGYFIKGKYDQFNRNIPFSAFVQAFRDLMAQLLTESDPKIQEWKTKILEAVGENGQVIIEVIPELEKIIGQQTPATELSGTAAQNRFNLLFQKFTQVFTSHKHPLVMFLDDLQWADSASLMLMQLLMADTKHFLLIGAYRDNEVKPAHPLMLTLNDIQKTAATINTITLAPLSEEQVNQLVADTLKCSENLAWTLSRLIFQKTQGNPFFATQFLKALHQDGLIEFNFELRCWQCDITHINQRSLTNDIVEFMALQLQKLPESTQEILKLAACIGNQFDLETLAIVSKQSKIETAVCLWNALQEGLILPQSEVYKFFVGSENQAVTQENSEIIGYKFLHDRIQQAAYSLIPLEQKQKTHFMIGQLLLQGLSEQEQQERIFDLVNQLNLGQGAIAEDVSLSSIATDEQKKQQAQLNLQAGQKAKLSAAYQASLIYCTTGIDLLPTTAWQTDYKLIYSLHREGSEAAYLCGDFDRAEVLYGEALSHAQTPLDKAVIYRVQMTQYQLQGRNAEAIAMQRQSLQLLDWELPKEQELIQESLDKEIAIVNRFLEQQTVESILDFPKMSDASIAEMLRILQILFYAAWLNGQPTLGLLVLAKMTTLSLQYGNSEMSPFSYAGYALIANAILKDLGTAYQFGQTAVQLCEQFDNADVRGMTNFIFAADVHSWSHPIREADKYYDNAYKYGMEAGNWLTVGFMIMQSGSDRLTYGKNLDELYAIAQAHADFLRHIKSLENLDALIAGVIQPIRNLLGLTKTTFSFDDDSFSEAEYLQKYGNTPYHLAWLYSVKIRHAYLFDYKAAYPDLIPQLSIIENTISSHAKVPSSVFYVALMHLSLAEIASDEQERQFHWQALIPLEERLNNWATACPENILHKCLLIQAEKARLKGKKAEALDFYEQAIAQAQHQGYGYEQALANELAAKFFLNWGKEKAASDYLHEAYYCYSRWGAKAKILDLEKCYPQLLKPILEQQQLTLNPLESIYFCATSSSTRTSTTGSTSISDALDLTSVLKAAQAISSSLELDQLIASLTRIILENSGAKKAVLLLPQEDIWQVRAITSIDREQIQTILKTQSLDNCQDIPVNIIYYVKNTQQTVVIDNCQTDIPGLIGEYILQYQPQSLFCTPIINQGHLVGIIYLENQLTQGVFTSDRISIIHLLSCQAAISLENARLYQRSGQALQDLQQAQLQIIQGEKMSALGNLVAGIAHEMNNPLGFISATLKQTKPTLNDIIEHLSLYQETLTNKSDEIKDHAEEIDLDYTLEDFPKMIDAMVIACDRLINISTSLRTFSRADKDYKVPFNIHEGIDSTVLILKHRLKANEERPAIEVITNYGNLPLINCFAGQLNQVFMNIIANAIDAFEESNIGHTFAEIQAKPNWIKITTFHVDEYVKISITDNGQGISEAVKQKIFDHLFTTKEVGKGTGLGLAIAKSIVVEKHHGSLDVYSTPGKGTEFVITLPILA; encoded by the coding sequence ATGTTTAGCACCAAAATTAGTATTACCGGTTATGAAGTTAGCGAAGAACTGTACAACGGTTCTCGAACTCTAGTTTATCGGGGATATCGAAAAACTGACTCTTTACCAGTGGTGATTAAATACCTGAAAAATCCTTATCCTAGCTTTAGCGAACTCGTACAATTTAGGAATCAGTACACCATTACCAAAAATCTCAACTATCCCAGAATCGTTCAAACCTATACCCTGGAAGCATATCAGAATGGTTATATATTAGTAATGGAAGATTTTGGCGGAGTTTCTCTTAAGGATTATTTCGCCAAAAATAATAATATCGCGTCTGTAGATAAATTCTTACAAATTGCAATATCTTTGTGTCACACCTTAGATATACTCTCCGATTATCGAATTATTCATAAAGATATAAAACCCGCCAATATATTAATTAATCCTGAAACCGATGAAGTAAAACTAATTGACTTTAGTATTGCCTCTTTGTTACCACGAGAAACTCAAACGCTCATTAGCCCTAATGTATTAGAAGGTACACTGGCTTATATTTCCCCAGAACAAACCGGAAGGATGAATCGGGGGATTGACTACCGAACTGACTTTTATTCTTTAGGTATTACTTTTTATGAATTACTTACAGGAAAGTTACCCTTTCAATCAAATGATGTGATGGAGTTAGTGCATTGTCATATTGCGAAACAACCTCCACTTTTAGAGAATAGGGAACAGATTCCCCAAGTTCTTTGTGACATCGTGACCAAATTAATGGCAAAAAATGCCGAAGATCGTTATCAAAGTGCATTAGGGCTAAAATTTGATTTAGAAATTTGTTTAGATCAGCTAAAAGAAATTGGCAGAATTGAGAGTTTTCCAATTGCTCAACGAGATGTGTGCGATCGCTTCATTATTCCTGATAAACTCTATGGAAGAGAAACAGAAGTAGAAACCCTACTCCAAGCATTTGAAAGAGTTAGCCAAGGTGCAACTGAAATGATGCTGGTAGCTGGGTTTTCCGGGATTGGTAAAACTGCGGTTGTTAACGAAGTTCATAAACCGATTGTTCGTCAACGCGGTTACTTTATTAAAGGCAAATATGATCAATTTAATCGGAATATTCCCTTCTCAGCGTTTGTGCAAGCTTTCCGAGATTTAATGGCACAATTGTTAACAGAAAGTGACCCGAAAATTCAGGAATGGAAAACTAAGATTCTAGAAGCTGTTGGTGAGAATGGACAGGTAATTATTGAAGTTATCCCCGAATTAGAAAAAATCATTGGTCAACAAACACCTGCGACAGAATTATCAGGAACTGCGGCACAAAATCGATTTAATTTATTATTCCAAAAATTCACCCAAGTCTTTACCAGTCACAAACATCCATTAGTGATGTTTTTAGATGATTTGCAGTGGGCTGATTCAGCATCACTGATGTTAATGCAGTTATTAATGGCTGATACAAAGCATTTTTTATTAATTGGTGCTTACCGTGATAACGAAGTCAAACCAGCACATCCGTTAATGTTGACTTTGAATGATATCCAAAAAACAGCAGCCACGATTAATACAATTACTTTAGCACCACTGAGTGAAGAACAGGTAAATCAATTAGTTGCTGACACACTGAAATGCTCAGAAAATTTGGCATGGACTCTTTCTCGCTTGATATTTCAGAAAACTCAAGGTAATCCATTTTTTGCTACACAGTTCCTCAAAGCATTACATCAAGATGGATTAATTGAATTTAACTTCGAGTTGAGGTGTTGGCAATGTGATATCACCCATATAAATCAGCGATCGCTCACAAATGATATCGTTGAATTTATGGCATTGCAATTACAAAAGTTGCCAGAATCAACTCAAGAAATTTTAAAATTAGCTGCTTGTATCGGGAATCAGTTTGATTTAGAAACATTAGCAATTGTTTCTAAACAATCAAAAATAGAAACGGCTGTTTGTTTATGGAATGCTTTACAGGAAGGTTTGATTTTACCTCAAAGTGAGGTTTATAAGTTTTTTGTAGGGTCAGAAAATCAAGCTGTTACTCAAGAAAATTCCGAAATTATTGGATATAAGTTTCTCCACGATCGCATTCAACAAGCAGCCTATTCCTTGATTCCCTTAGAGCAAAAGCAAAAAACACATTTTATGATTGGTCAATTGTTGTTGCAAGGGTTATCCGAGCAGGAACAACAAGAACGAATTTTTGACCTAGTAAACCAACTGAATTTAGGACAAGGTGCGATCGCTGAAGATGTTTCCCTTTCGAGCATCGCCACCGATGAGCAGAAAAAACAACAAGCTCAGTTAAACCTGCAAGCAGGGCAAAAGGCAAAATTGTCGGCAGCTTATCAAGCATCCCTGATTTATTGTACTACTGGGATTGATTTATTACCTACAACCGCTTGGCAAACTGACTATAAATTAATATATAGCTTGCACCGCGAGGGTTCAGAAGCAGCTTATCTGTGTGGTGATTTTGACCGAGCCGAAGTCCTTTATGGGGAAGCACTTAGCCATGCTCAAACACCCCTGGACAAAGCGGTGATTTATCGCGTGCAGATGACTCAATATCAGCTTCAGGGACGCAATGCGGAAGCGATCGCTATGCAACGCCAAAGTTTACAGCTACTTGACTGGGAACTACCAAAAGAACAAGAGTTGATTCAAGAAAGTCTGGATAAAGAAATTGCCATAGTTAACAGATTTTTAGAACAGCAGACTGTTGAATCCATTCTCGATTTTCCCAAAATGTCAGATGCCAGCATTGCAGAAATGTTACGAATTTTACAAATTCTCTTCTATGCTGCATGGCTTAATGGTCAACCGACTTTAGGATTGCTGGTACTCGCCAAGATGACGACTTTATCTTTGCAGTATGGTAACAGCGAGATGTCCCCCTTTAGCTATGCCGGCTATGCCTTAATTGCCAATGCCATCCTCAAAGACTTGGGAACAGCTTATCAGTTTGGACAAACAGCGGTACAGCTTTGCGAACAGTTTGACAATGCAGATGTCCGGGGAATGACTAATTTTATCTTTGCTGCGGATGTCCATAGCTGGAGTCATCCAATTAGAGAAGCAGATAAATATTATGACAACGCCTATAAATATGGCATGGAAGCAGGGAACTGGCTGACCGTTGGCTTTATGATCATGCAAAGTGGTTCCGATCGCCTCACTTATGGTAAAAACCTAGATGAACTATATGCGATCGCTCAAGCTCATGCAGATTTTCTCCGTCACATCAAAAGTTTAGAGAACTTAGATGCTTTAATAGCCGGAGTTATTCAACCAATTCGCAATCTTCTTGGTTTAACAAAAACCACCTTTAGCTTTGATGATGATAGTTTCAGTGAAGCTGAGTATTTACAAAAATATGGCAATACTCCTTATCATCTGGCTTGGTTATATTCGGTCAAAATTCGTCATGCTTATTTATTTGACTACAAAGCCGCATACCCAGATTTAATTCCTCAACTGAGCATAATTGAAAACACGATTTCCAGTCATGCCAAAGTGCCTTCTAGCGTGTTTTACGTAGCATTAATGCATCTATCTCTAGCTGAAATTGCTAGCGACGAACAAGAGCGTCAGTTCCATTGGCAAGCGCTGATTCCCCTAGAGGAACGCTTAAATAATTGGGCAACAGCCTGTCCAGAAAATATTCTCCACAAGTGTCTTCTAATACAAGCAGAAAAAGCACGACTAAAGGGAAAAAAAGCAGAGGCACTTGATTTTTACGAACAAGCCATTGCTCAAGCTCAACATCAAGGTTATGGTTACGAACAAGCGCTAGCCAACGAACTTGCAGCTAAATTTTTCCTCAATTGGGGGAAAGAAAAAGCCGCCTCAGATTATCTACATGAAGCTTACTATTGCTATAGCCGTTGGGGCGCAAAAGCCAAAATTTTGGACTTAGAAAAATGCTATCCCCAACTTCTCAAACCTATTTTAGAACAGCAACAACTTACCCTCAATCCCCTAGAAAGTATTTACTTTTGTGCGACTTCCTCTTCTACTCGCACTTCTACCACAGGTAGCACCAGTATTTCCGATGCCCTAGATTTAACCTCTGTCCTCAAAGCCGCTCAAGCTATTTCCAGTTCTCTGGAATTAGATCAACTCATTGCCAGCCTCACTCGCATTATTCTAGAAAACTCTGGTGCGAAAAAAGCTGTACTGCTGCTTCCCCAAGAAGATATTTGGCAAGTTCGAGCAATTACGTCTATCGATCGTGAGCAAATACAAACTATACTCAAAACACAATCACTAGATAATTGTCAAGACATTCCTGTAAATATTATCTATTATGTCAAAAATACCCAACAAACAGTTGTGATTGACAATTGCCAAACAGATATCCCTGGTTTAATTGGGGAATATATATTGCAATATCAACCCCAAAGTTTATTTTGTACTCCGATTATTAATCAGGGACATTTAGTCGGAATTATCTACCTAGAAAATCAACTGACTCAAGGGGTATTTACTAGTGATCGGATCAGCATTATTCACTTATTATCTTGTCAAGCAGCGATATCTCTAGAAAATGCTCGGCTTTATCAACGATCTGGGCAAGCATTACAAGATTTACAACAAGCACAACTGCAAATTATCCAAGGTGAGAAAATGTCTGCACTGGGTAATTTGGTTGCTGGAATAGCCCATGAAATGAATAATCCTTTAGGCTTTATTTCTGCGACTCTTAAACAAACCAAACCGACTCTTAATGATATTATTGAACACTTAAGTTTATATCAAGAGACATTGACCAACAAGAGTGATGAAATCAAAGACCACGCTGAAGAAATTGACTTAGATTATACCTTAGAAGACTTTCCAAAAATGATAGATGCAATGGTGATAGCTTGCGACAGATTGATAAATATTAGTACTAGTCTCCGCACTTTTTCTCGTGCTGATAAAGATTACAAAGTGCCATTTAATATCCACGAAGGAATTGATAGTACAGTGTTAATCCTCAAACATCGCTTGAAAGCAAATGAAGAACGTCCAGCAATTGAAGTAATTACTAACTATGGTAATTTACCCTTAATTAATTGTTTTGCCGGACAATTAAATCAAGTATTTATGAATATTATCGCCAATGCAATTGATGCCTTTGAAGAATCAAATATTGGGCACACTTTTGCAGAAATTCAAGCTAAACCTAACTGGATTAAAATTACAACATTCCATGTAGATGAATATGTGAAAATATCAATTACTGATAATGGTCAAGGAATTAGTGAAGCAGTCAAACAAAAGATTTTCGATCATTTGTTTACTACTAAAGAGGTGGGTAAAGGAACTGGTTTAGGATTAGCGATCGCTAAGTCTATTGTGGTAGAAAAACATCACGGTAGTTTGGATGTGTATTCTACCCCAGGCAAGGGAACTGAATTTGTGATCACCTTACCGATTCTGGCTTGA
- a CDS encoding ATP-binding sensor histidine kinase: MATQTSNLIIPGYQINSQLYTGSRTRVYRAIRKQDKLPVVIKFLISEYPNFNELLQFRNQYTISKHLKINGIVNSLSLENYGNSYILVMEDIGGISLQEYIQRNTLSLLEFLSIAIQLTKVLHDLHQNRVIHKDIKPANILINPQTKQIQLIDFSIASLLPKENQEIKSPNVLEGTLAYISPEQTGRMNRGIDYRSDFYSLGVTFYELLTGELPFDSSDPMELVHCHLAKMPIALDNRFTLNGAKGKEIPQVVADIIIKLMAKNAEDRYQSALGLKSDLEKCLVQFQEIGRVEYFEIAQRDICDRFLIPEKLYGRESEVATLLQAFERVANGASEMMLVAGFSGIGKTAVVNQVHKPITRQQGYFIKGKFDQFNRNVPFSAFVQALCNLMGQLLSESDAQLAQWRSQILEVVGDNGQVLIEVIPELERVIGKQPPAPELSSTAAQNRFNLLFQKFIAIFTRLEHPLVIFLDDLQWADLASLQLIKLLMEDNSYLLLLGAYRDNEVSLVHPFILTVEELKKVGKTVNTITLDPLSLNDTNQLITDTLHCGSESAQSLTELIFRKTQGNPFFITQFIKALHEEGQITFNCDRGYWECDLAQINTQSLTDDVVEFIAQQLQKLPRETQNVLKLAACIGNHFDLHTLAIVSEQSPAEAATALWKALQSGLILPQNQMYKFYLSHEQGQTNTDNIENVTYRFLHDRVQQAAYSLIPADQKRQTHRTIGELLLGYTTKVELEEKIFDIVNQLNYGVELITQPSKRQELAELNLVAGKRAKLATAYESAYTYFDRGIHLLSSDCWQSQYALALDLYVGAAESACLKTDFETMKALCDYILTVVTKIQDRVKIYELLIFYYHNQSQFCEAVTLAVQTLNHLGEKFPANPNTEDFLDALQTTTELIQQVGFENLAELPPMQNSEKLAVMKILRCSCFPAYFAVPEMLGLLVCRLVDVTLKYGHSPLTPFAFGIFSVLINAVVGDIETGKQFGELAIALEQQQPDLEYRAVTYNAIYGLSHHFYKPVRDALQPLILGYQSFAQNGDAESSAYCLINAYFCAILSGQNLKDIQTEYEKYIQSVMGLKQEQVIHQLHIWMQVVHNLTESVENPAFLQGEYFDITVKLPELYQDSNFNTINYAHTAQAMLAYLLGDYERSLSHALATEPHLGASTGKFFVSAHNLYYSLSITALYSQSSPSEQSEYLKKLQSNRQKMKNLANYCPENFLHRFLLMEAEIYRLQYDFCTAIDLYDHAIAVAKDNGYLQEEALSNELAAKFYLNWGKEKVAASYMESAYYCYARWGAKAKTDDLENRYPDLLRPILEQVTQNWSPLETLATLATSNISLPASTKATYLVSKSLNTSLDFATVLKASQSLSSTIHLDELLRQLTQIILQNSGGDRCALILPNSNGKWYLQAIATSETTQLCSEPLEGNLNIPVKLIQYVKNTQEMVVIDRLKTDLPVIDEYLTQQQAQSILCLPILHQGNLIGILYLKNRSTSGVFTSDRILILDFLCTQAAISLENARLYQQVANYSQNLEAEVEQKTQALNQKAQDLEQALQHLQKTQSQLIHTEKMSSLGQLVAGVAHEINNPVSFIKGNLNYLENYIVDLMSLLALYQEESAQPSSKIQAKCEEIEVDFICQDAIKILQSIKIGSDRISQIVLSLRNFSRLDEASIKAVDLHSGIESTLLILQNRLQSGEHEPEIQIIKEYGNLPTITCYPAQLNQVFLHILNNAIDAIREYAEDTEQLQIRICTEVIDHQQIRIAIANTGSFIPVHIQERIFEPFFTTKPVGRGTGLGLFVSYSIIKKHGGNITVNSLPHKETEFTIFIPIKT; this comes from the coding sequence ATGGCTACTCAGACTTCTAACTTAATCATTCCTGGATATCAAATTAATTCTCAACTGTATACAGGTTCCAGAACCAGAGTATATCGAGCTATAAGAAAGCAAGATAAACTCCCTGTGGTCATCAAATTTCTCATTTCGGAATATCCCAACTTCAACGAGTTATTACAATTCCGCAATCAATATACTATTAGTAAACATCTCAAGATTAATGGAATTGTTAATAGTTTATCGTTAGAAAACTATGGCAATAGTTATATTCTGGTGATGGAAGATATTGGGGGAATTTCGTTACAAGAATATATTCAAAGGAATACCCTTTCTCTACTTGAATTCTTATCAATCGCCATTCAATTAACCAAGGTTCTCCATGATTTACACCAAAATCGGGTAATTCATAAAGACATCAAACCTGCAAATATTCTGATTAACCCACAAACAAAACAAATTCAACTGATTGATTTTAGTATCGCTTCATTACTGCCTAAAGAAAACCAAGAAATTAAAAGTCCAAATGTTTTGGAAGGAACTCTGGCTTATATCTCCCCAGAACAAACCGGCAGGATGAATCGAGGAATAGACTACCGCAGCGATTTTTATTCCCTTGGGGTTACATTTTATGAATTATTAACAGGAGAATTACCATTTGACAGTAGCGATCCGATGGAGTTGGTGCATTGTCATCTGGCGAAAATGCCTATTGCATTAGACAACAGGTTCACCCTGAACGGAGCCAAAGGGAAAGAAATTCCGCAGGTAGTTGCAGATATTATCATCAAGTTGATGGCGAAAAACGCTGAAGATCGATATCAAAGTGCCTTGGGATTAAAATCAGATTTAGAAAAATGTCTTGTCCAGTTCCAAGAAATTGGTAGAGTTGAATACTTTGAAATTGCTCAGAGGGATATTTGCGATCGCTTTTTAATTCCCGAAAAACTCTATGGACGAGAATCAGAAGTTGCTACCTTGTTGCAAGCTTTTGAGCGCGTCGCCAATGGCGCATCGGAAATGATGCTGGTGGCAGGATTTTCGGGAATTGGGAAAACAGCTGTTGTGAATCAAGTCCACAAGCCGATTACCCGTCAGCAAGGATACTTTATCAAAGGTAAGTTTGACCAATTCAATCGCAATGTTCCCTTCTCAGCTTTTGTGCAAGCTTTATGCAATTTAATGGGGCAATTGTTGTCAGAATCTGACGCACAATTGGCACAGTGGCGAAGCCAGATTCTTGAAGTTGTGGGAGACAATGGACAAGTTCTCATTGAGGTGATTCCCGAACTAGAACGGGTAATTGGCAAACAACCTCCTGCGCCAGAACTGTCATCAACTGCGGCTCAAAATCGGTTTAACTTATTGTTCCAAAAGTTTATTGCCATTTTTACTAGATTAGAACATCCACTGGTGATATTTTTGGATGACTTACAGTGGGCAGATTTGGCTTCACTCCAGTTAATTAAACTGCTGATGGAGGATAACAGCTATCTGCTGTTGTTGGGGGCTTATCGAGATAATGAAGTATCACTTGTACACCCTTTTATATTGACAGTAGAGGAACTGAAAAAAGTTGGCAAGACTGTCAATACAATTACCCTTGATCCCCTTTCCTTAAATGATACGAATCAGTTGATTACTGATACATTACATTGTGGTAGTGAGTCTGCACAGTCTTTGACAGAATTAATCTTTCGCAAGACACAAGGTAATCCATTTTTTATCACTCAATTTATCAAAGCATTACACGAAGAGGGCCAAATTACGTTTAATTGCGATCGCGGTTATTGGGAATGCGATCTTGCCCAAATCAACACCCAATCTCTTACCGATGATGTTGTAGAATTTATCGCCCAACAGTTGCAGAAATTGCCTAGAGAAACGCAAAATGTCCTCAAATTAGCTGCTTGCATCGGCAACCACTTTGATTTGCATACTTTAGCTATTGTTTCTGAACAATCACCAGCAGAGGCGGCGACAGCTTTGTGGAAAGCTTTGCAGTCAGGACTAATTCTGCCCCAAAATCAGATGTATAAATTTTATCTGAGCCACGAGCAAGGACAGACAAATACTGACAACATCGAGAATGTCACCTATCGCTTTCTGCACGATCGCGTCCAACAAGCTGCCTACTCTTTAATTCCAGCAGATCAGAAGCGCCAAACTCATCGCACAATTGGCGAATTGCTACTGGGCTACACTACTAAAGTAGAGCTAGAAGAAAAAATCTTTGATATTGTCAACCAATTGAATTACGGTGTTGAACTAATTACCCAGCCCAGCAAACGCCAAGAACTGGCTGAGTTAAATTTAGTGGCAGGTAAGCGAGCAAAACTGGCTACGGCTTATGAGTCTGCATATACTTACTTCGATCGAGGAATTCATCTGTTGAGTTCGGATTGTTGGCAGAGTCAATATGCCCTCGCCCTAGATTTATATGTGGGTGCGGCGGAGTCAGCTTGTTTGAAAACTGATTTTGAGACGATGAAAGCTTTGTGTGATTATATTCTGACAGTTGTCACCAAGATTCAGGATCGAGTTAAAATTTACGAACTCCTGATTTTTTACTATCACAATCAATCTCAGTTTTGCGAAGCAGTAACGTTGGCGGTGCAAACTTTAAACCATCTCGGTGAAAAATTTCCAGCCAATCCGAATACTGAGGATTTTCTAGATGCACTTCAGACAACTACCGAGTTGATTCAGCAGGTGGGCTTTGAAAATCTGGCTGAACTCCCACCTATGCAAAATTCTGAGAAACTAGCGGTGATGAAAATTCTGCGCTGCTCTTGCTTTCCTGCCTATTTTGCTGTACCAGAAATGTTGGGGTTGCTGGTGTGCCGACTAGTGGATGTGACATTGAAATATGGTCATTCACCTTTAACTCCCTTTGCCTTTGGGATTTTTAGTGTATTAATTAACGCAGTTGTCGGGGATATTGAGACCGGTAAACAATTTGGGGAATTAGCGATCGCTTTAGAACAGCAGCAGCCCGATCTAGAATACCGAGCGGTGACATATAACGCCATCTACGGTTTATCGCACCATTTTTACAAACCTGTGCGCGATGCTCTCCAACCTCTAATTTTAGGTTATCAAAGCTTTGCTCAAAATGGAGATGCTGAAAGTTCTGCTTACTGCCTGATCAATGCCTACTTTTGTGCAATTCTATCGGGACAGAATCTCAAAGACATTCAAACTGAATATGAGAAATACATTCAGTCGGTAATGGGTTTGAAACAAGAACAAGTGATTCACCAATTGCATATTTGGATGCAGGTAGTTCATAACCTGACTGAATCTGTAGAAAATCCTGCTTTCCTCCAAGGTGAATATTTTGATATTACAGTCAAGTTGCCTGAACTATATCAAGACAGTAACTTTAACACCATCAACTACGCTCATACAGCTCAGGCAATGCTGGCTTATTTGTTGGGTGACTATGAACGTTCTCTCTCTCATGCCTTGGCTACAGAACCACATTTAGGAGCTAGCACCGGCAAATTTTTTGTCTCAGCGCATAATTTATATTATTCACTATCTATAACAGCTTTATATTCTCAGTCTTCTCCATCAGAGCAGAGTGAATATCTCAAAAAATTGCAGAGTAACCGGCAGAAAATGAAGAATTTGGCAAACTATTGTCCAGAAAACTTTTTGCATCGATTTTTGCTGATGGAGGCTGAGATTTACCGTCTGCAATATGACTTCTGTACTGCCATTGACCTATACGATCACGCCATAGCTGTAGCAAAAGACAACGGCTACCTCCAAGAAGAAGCACTTAGCAACGAACTGGCCGCTAAATTCTACCTGAATTGGGGTAAAGAAAAAGTTGCCGCTAGTTATATGGAGTCAGCTTATTATTGTTATGCTCGTTGGGGTGCTAAAGCCAAAACCGACGATCTAGAAAACCGCTACCCCGATTTACTGCGCCCAATTTTAGAGCAAGTCACGCAAAACTGGAGTCCACTAGAAACATTGGCAACTCTTGCCACTTCTAATATCTCACTTCCTGCCTCTACAAAAGCCACCTATCTTGTTAGTAAGAGTCTCAATACATCTCTAGATTTTGCCACAGTCCTCAAAGCATCTCAAAGTCTTTCCAGTACGATTCATCTTGACGAACTGCTGCGCCAACTAACTCAAATTATTCTGCAAAACTCTGGTGGCGATCGCTGTGCTTTAATCCTCCCTAATAGCAATGGCAAGTGGTATCTGCAAGCCATTGCCACATCCGAAACAACTCAACTTTGCTCAGAACCACTGGAAGGGAATCTCAATATACCAGTGAAGCTAATTCAGTATGTCAAAAACACTCAAGAAATGGTAGTGATTGATCGTCTCAAAACGGATCTACCGGTGATCGATGAATATTTAACCCAGCAGCAAGCTCAAAGTATTTTATGCTTGCCGATTCTCCATCAAGGAAATTTGATTGGGATTTTGTATTTGAAGAATCGCTCTACTAGTGGGGTGTTTACTAGCGATCGCATTCTTATTCTCGACTTTCTTTGCACCCAAGCCGCCATTTCTTTGGAAAATGCTCGATTGTATCAGCAAGTCGCCAACTATTCTCAAAACCTGGAAGCAGAAGTAGAGCAGAAAACTCAGGCACTCAACCAAAAAGCCCAAGATTTAGAACAAGCCTTGCAACATCTGCAAAAAACCCAGTCACAATTAATTCATACTGAAAAAATGTCATCCCTTGGTCAACTGGTGGCAGGAGTTGCTCATGAAATTAACAATCCCGTTAGCTTTATTAAGGGTAATCTCAATTATCTAGAAAATTACATTGTCGATTTGATGAGTTTACTGGCACTTTATCAAGAGGAATCTGCTCAACCTAGTTCTAAAATTCAAGCAAAATGTGAAGAAATAGAAGTTGATTTTATCTGTCAGGATGCCATTAAGATTTTACAATCGATCAAAATTGGGAGCGATCGCATTAGCCAAATTGTCTTGAGTTTACGTAACTTTTCTCGCTTAGATGAAGCATCAATTAAAGCTGTAGATTTACATAGTGGCATTGAAAGTACACTATTAATTTTGCAAAATCGCTTACAATCTGGCGAACATGAGCCGGAGATACAAATCATTAAAGAATATGGTAATCTCCCAACTATCACCTGCTATCCCGCCCAGCTTAATCAAGTATTTTTACATATTCTGAACAATGCCATTGATGCAATTCGAGAATATGCTGAGGATACAGAACAGCTACAAATACGGATTTGTACTGAAGTGATCGATCATCAGCAAATACGCATTGCGATCGCTAATACTGGTAGTTTTATTCCAGTTCATATTCAAGAACGGATATTTGAACCATTTTTCACTACTAAACCTGTAGGCCGCGGTACAGGCTTAGGATTATTTGTCAGCTATTCTATTATTAAAAAACATGGTGGCAATATCACCGTCAATTCTCTACCGCACAAGGAAACAGAATTTACAATTTTCATTCCGATTAAAACTTAG